Proteins encoded in a region of the Psychromicrobium lacuslunae genome:
- the cmk gene encoding (d)CMP kinase produces the protein MSESVPLRIGKSLVIAIDGPSGSGKSSVARETAHRLGLAYQDTGAMYRALALVCLENGVEVHNQAAVEALAKRFYFEQWFDPGVGMVAAGLDQERALDVTDEIREPRVSEAVSAVATNLGARTELIRRQRAAIESVRSRMVVEGRDITTVVAPQAEVRLLLTASEAARLARRGAQLAASGESQTAEQVAAQVLARDAKDATVVEFQRAADGVVTIDSSDLDFEQTVQAVLRLVRETVGG, from the coding sequence ATGAGCGAGTCCGTACCGCTGCGGATTGGTAAGTCCCTGGTGATTGCGATTGATGGCCCGTCAGGATCAGGGAAGTCTTCGGTGGCTCGCGAAACGGCCCATCGGCTGGGCTTGGCCTATCAGGACACCGGGGCGATGTACCGGGCACTGGCGCTGGTGTGCTTGGAAAATGGCGTTGAGGTGCATAACCAAGCCGCTGTTGAGGCGCTCGCCAAACGGTTTTATTTCGAGCAGTGGTTCGACCCGGGCGTCGGCATGGTCGCTGCCGGACTTGATCAGGAACGGGCGCTGGACGTCACCGATGAGATTCGTGAACCCCGGGTTTCCGAGGCGGTGTCAGCGGTGGCCACCAACCTTGGTGCCCGTACCGAACTGATTCGACGGCAGCGCGCCGCGATTGAGTCGGTGCGTAGCCGGATGGTGGTGGAGGGGCGTGATATCACTACCGTGGTGGCCCCGCAGGCCGAGGTCAGGCTGCTGCTCACCGCTTCTGAGGCAGCCAGGCTGGCTCGTCGCGGTGCCCAACTGGCGGCCAGCGGTGAAAGCCAGACCGCTGAGCAGGTGGCGGCGCAAGTCTTGGCCCGGGACGCCAAGGATGCCACCGTAGTGGAGTTTCAGCGTGCCGCGGACGGCGTGGTGACCATTGATTCTTCCGATCTGGATTTTGAACAGACAGTGCAAGCGGTGCTGCGTTTAGTGCGGGAAACCGTCGGTGGCTGA
- a CDS encoding lysophospholipid acyltransferase family protein: MGRLLDHGFYRTTITGRQHIPATGPVVFAANHLSYLDGPVMVGASSRYMHVMVRHDMFKGFLGWVLRSSGQIPVDRSGDRAALQAAKGVLQRGGCVGILPEGTRGSGDAASMNSGVAWLALNSAALVVPVAVLGTRITGEHRDKIPPLRRRFHVAFGEAVKIERQAGMSGRASMDAAVEQIRTTLAQHIRQAVKISGQQLPDDQTPPRTEESARMRAEQSEDD; this comes from the coding sequence TTGGGACGGCTGCTCGATCACGGTTTTTATCGCACCACGATCACCGGGCGGCAGCACATCCCGGCCACCGGGCCGGTGGTTTTCGCGGCCAATCACCTGAGCTATTTGGACGGACCGGTGATGGTGGGCGCCAGTTCACGTTATATGCACGTTATGGTGCGGCACGATATGTTCAAGGGCTTCCTGGGCTGGGTGTTGCGCAGTTCTGGGCAGATCCCGGTGGACCGTTCCGGCGACCGGGCAGCTTTGCAGGCGGCTAAAGGAGTGCTGCAACGTGGTGGCTGCGTCGGTATTTTGCCGGAAGGTACCAGGGGCAGCGGCGACGCCGCCTCAATGAACAGCGGGGTTGCCTGGCTGGCCCTGAACTCAGCGGCGCTAGTGGTTCCGGTAGCGGTACTGGGCACCAGGATCACCGGCGAGCACCGGGACAAGATTCCGCCGCTGCGTCGGAGATTCCATGTCGCTTTCGGCGAGGCGGTCAAGATTGAACGACAGGCCGGGATGTCCGGGCGTGCTTCAATGGATGCGGCAGTAGAACAGATTCGTACGACGCTTGCCCAGCACATTAGGCAAGCAGTGAAGATTTCCGGGCAGCAATTACCGGATGACCAAACTCCGCCCAGGACAGAAGAGTCAGCGCGGATGAGAGCAGAGCAGAGTGAAGATGACTGA
- the der gene encoding ribosome biogenesis GTPase Der → MTEDFDDFEPQGEDQVLEKISALDDAEAEQRAESLRAGLSDYELDEEDAALLAGLDAGFEDDDEAGLDPVLAIVGRPNVGKSTLVNRILGRREAVVEDTPGVTRDRVMYPAEWNGRNFTLVDTGGWEFDAKGIHQRVAEQAELAVELADAVLFVVDATVGVTAMDESMMKMLRRTKKPIILVGNKADDQRTDSDVATLWGLGLGEPWAVSAQHGRGVADLLDRIMEVLPEFSEVETTDRRGGPRRVALIGRPNVGKSSLLNKLAGSNRVVVDPLAGTTRDPVDEFIELGDRTWRFVDTAGIRRRQHMAQGADFYASLRTQAALEKAEVAVVLLAVDEVLSEQDVRILQLAIESGRALVLAFNKWDLLDDERRRYLEREIEQDLAHVEWAPRVNISAKTGWHKDRLVPALDTALESWDKRIPTGRLNAFLGELVAAHPHPLRGGKQPRILFGTQASSRPPKFVLFTTGFLDPGYRRFITRRLRETFGFEGTPIEVSMRVREKRKRTR, encoded by the coding sequence ATGACTGAAGACTTTGACGACTTCGAGCCGCAGGGCGAGGACCAGGTGCTGGAGAAGATCTCCGCACTCGACGACGCCGAAGCCGAACAACGCGCCGAGTCGCTGCGTGCTGGGCTGTCCGACTATGAATTGGATGAGGAAGACGCCGCGCTGCTTGCTGGCCTGGATGCTGGCTTCGAGGATGACGACGAGGCCGGGCTCGACCCGGTGCTGGCCATTGTGGGTCGACCCAATGTCGGTAAGTCCACTCTGGTGAACCGGATTCTTGGCCGCCGCGAAGCAGTTGTCGAGGATACCCCCGGGGTGACCCGGGACCGGGTGATGTACCCCGCAGAGTGGAATGGCCGGAACTTCACCCTAGTCGATACCGGGGGCTGGGAGTTCGATGCCAAGGGCATCCACCAGCGCGTCGCCGAGCAAGCTGAATTGGCGGTTGAGCTGGCGGACGCGGTACTTTTCGTCGTTGACGCCACAGTAGGCGTCACCGCGATGGACGAGTCGATGATGAAGATGCTGCGGCGCACCAAGAAGCCGATCATCCTGGTCGGTAATAAGGCCGACGATCAGCGCACCGATTCCGATGTTGCTACGCTCTGGGGCCTCGGCTTGGGCGAGCCCTGGGCGGTTTCCGCGCAGCACGGCCGAGGCGTTGCCGATCTGCTGGACCGGATCATGGAGGTGCTGCCGGAGTTCTCCGAGGTGGAGACCACCGACCGTCGTGGTGGCCCGCGCCGGGTGGCGTTGATTGGCCGGCCCAACGTCGGGAAGTCTTCGCTGCTGAACAAGCTGGCGGGTTCCAACCGCGTCGTCGTCGATCCGCTCGCCGGTACCACTCGTGATCCGGTGGATGAATTCATTGAACTCGGAGACCGGACCTGGCGTTTCGTTGACACCGCGGGCATCCGGCGTCGCCAGCACATGGCGCAGGGAGCTGATTTCTACGCTTCGCTGCGCACTCAGGCGGCTTTGGAGAAGGCTGAGGTCGCGGTGGTGCTACTCGCCGTGGATGAGGTGCTCTCTGAGCAGGACGTGCGGATTCTGCAACTCGCCATTGAATCCGGCCGAGCCTTGGTGCTGGCCTTCAATAAGTGGGATTTGCTGGACGACGAGCGACGTCGTTACCTAGAGCGCGAGATCGAACAGGACTTGGCACACGTCGAGTGGGCGCCGCGGGTGAACATCTCGGCGAAGACCGGCTGGCATAAAGATCGACTGGTGCCAGCGCTGGATACCGCGTTGGAGTCCTGGGATAAGCGGATCCCAACCGGGCGACTCAATGCCTTCCTGGGCGAGCTGGTGGCGGCTCATCCGCACCCGCTGCGCGGTGGTAAGCAGCCCAGAATCCTGTTCGGCACCCAAGCCTCCTCGAGGCCGCCGAAGTTCGTGCTCTTCACCACCGGATTCCTCGATCCCGGCTACCGACGCTTTATCACCCGGCGGTTGCGCGAGACCTTTGGTTTTGAGGGCACCCCGATTGAAGTTTCGATGCGAGTGCGGGAGAAGCGTAAACGGACTCGGTAA
- a CDS encoding VOC family protein — protein sequence MPTRNEAWPEGTPNWVDLGVDDIEATKTFYAELFGWEYESGGEESGGYVLAHKDGQPVAGFGPKQDSEQPTVWTTYLASDDVDAAAEKVTAAGGQLLAPVMDVMDSGRMTIAADSVGSVFGIWQAGNHNGVGRFNEDGTLCWNELHTRDYEQARQFYSSVFGFSYNDIGGGGFVYSTIKRASDGEEVGGVHHDTELPQGAPNYWLTWFATDNVDASLIKAQELGAVVLMPIDNSPFGRMSIVQGPQGEVFGLITLPSEAPAEAAETVADGGERESGEVS from the coding sequence ATGCCTACTCGCAATGAGGCTTGGCCCGAAGGCACCCCCAACTGGGTTGACCTGGGTGTCGACGACATCGAAGCGACCAAGACTTTCTATGCTGAGCTTTTCGGCTGGGAGTACGAGTCCGGCGGCGAAGAGTCCGGCGGCTACGTGCTTGCCCACAAAGACGGCCAGCCAGTAGCGGGCTTCGGCCCCAAACAGGACAGTGAACAGCCCACTGTCTGGACCACTTATTTGGCTTCCGACGACGTCGATGCGGCCGCCGAAAAGGTCACCGCAGCGGGCGGCCAGCTACTCGCGCCAGTAATGGATGTGATGGATTCCGGTCGGATGACTATCGCTGCTGATAGCGTCGGATCGGTCTTCGGCATTTGGCAGGCCGGTAACCACAACGGCGTTGGTCGTTTCAACGAAGACGGCACGCTGTGCTGGAACGAATTGCACACCCGCGACTACGAGCAGGCCCGGCAGTTCTATTCCTCGGTGTTCGGCTTTAGCTATAACGATATCGGTGGCGGTGGCTTCGTCTACTCCACCATTAAGCGTGCCTCCGATGGCGAAGAGGTTGGCGGAGTCCACCATGACACCGAGCTGCCTCAGGGCGCACCGAACTACTGGTTGACCTGGTTCGCCACCGATAACGTGGACGCTAGCTTGATCAAGGCCCAGGAACTTGGTGCCGTCGTGCTGATGCCGATCGACAACAGCCCATTTGGCCGGATGTCCATCGTGCAGGGTCCGCAGGGCGAAGTGTTCGGCTTGATCACCCTACCCAGCGAAGCTCCTGCAGAGGCCGCCGAGACGGTTGCCGACGGCGGCGAGCGCGAAAGCGGCGAGGTCAGCTAG
- a CDS encoding G1 family glutamic endopeptidase has protein sequence MFRHQMTKAGLSVAFALGIALAGSAAATASPHPVSNAGGGSSSMAAPSGHSSRAANPGNGTSTNWSGEVFTDASFTSVTSSWTVPKLSCPSSGFQSSYFWVGLGGWNGNRSLEQLGTAQWCNNGAPHYGLFAEFWSNPPIAGDGGEYPGYPVKPGDTVTATVSKLSNGKYRIYETSSRGWTYSQDGNAPGNDPGNLTAEVIAEAPGDEGTPLANFGTGYFNNIVYYADQDATSNLYDIKYNNVLKDSSSYNNTANTYGIKVGWLHS, from the coding sequence ATGTTTAGACATCAAATGACCAAGGCAGGACTCAGCGTTGCGTTCGCCTTGGGAATTGCCCTTGCTGGCTCTGCCGCAGCGACGGCTAGCCCGCACCCGGTAAGCAACGCGGGCGGCGGCTCAAGCAGCATGGCGGCCCCGAGCGGCCACAGCAGTCGGGCGGCCAACCCGGGCAACGGCACCAGCACCAATTGGTCGGGTGAGGTATTCACCGACGCCAGCTTCACCAGCGTCACCTCAAGCTGGACAGTGCCGAAACTGAGCTGCCCTAGCTCCGGTTTCCAATCCTCCTACTTCTGGGTGGGCCTGGGTGGCTGGAACGGCAACCGCAGTCTTGAACAACTAGGCACCGCGCAATGGTGCAACAACGGAGCACCGCACTACGGTCTATTTGCCGAATTCTGGTCTAATCCGCCCATCGCTGGCGACGGCGGCGAATACCCCGGTTACCCGGTAAAGCCGGGCGACACCGTGACCGCTACGGTGAGCAAGCTTAGTAACGGCAAGTACCGAATCTACGAAACCTCAAGCCGCGGCTGGACCTACAGCCAGGACGGCAACGCCCCCGGCAATGACCCGGGAAACCTCACCGCCGAGGTAATCGCTGAAGCCCCCGGCGACGAAGGTACCCCGCTGGCGAATTTCGGCACCGGCTATTTCAATAACATCGTCTACTATGCCGATCAGGACGCCACCTCGAACCTGTATGACATTAAGTACAACAATGTCCTGAAGGACAGCAGCAGCTACAACAACACTGCCAATACCTACGGCATTAAGGTCGGCTGGCTGCATTCCTGA
- a CDS encoding helix-turn-helix transcriptional regulator: MTGSEFGNAVRRWRDRVRPEAAGLNAGGHRRAAGLRREELALLAGISVDYVTRLEQGRASNPSSQVVEALGRALRVSAAEREQLFHAAGLVPPGQGTVPAFIAPSVRRMLDRLEATPVAVFDAATNLLLANPMYTALMGEQLGKERNAAWRNFLGSGNRVRHTPESLHQLRSAQVADLRASEQRYPADLQLRNLIGELKAKSPLFTSLWEAAAIVPHSSAAKVIDHPQIGSITLDCDILAVVGSDLRMMIYTAAPGSPDAQNLALLAVLGSQSLID; this comes from the coding sequence ATGACAGGTTCCGAATTCGGCAATGCGGTGCGGCGTTGGCGCGATCGAGTCAGACCCGAAGCCGCCGGGCTGAATGCCGGGGGTCATCGCAGGGCCGCCGGTTTGCGGCGTGAAGAGTTAGCCCTTCTAGCCGGTATCTCGGTGGACTACGTGACTCGCTTAGAGCAGGGCCGGGCCAGCAATCCCTCGAGCCAGGTCGTCGAAGCACTCGGCCGCGCCCTGCGAGTTTCGGCGGCCGAACGGGAACAACTCTTCCACGCCGCCGGACTGGTCCCGCCCGGCCAGGGCACCGTGCCCGCCTTCATCGCTCCGAGCGTGCGGCGGATGCTCGATCGACTGGAGGCCACCCCGGTCGCCGTGTTCGACGCCGCGACCAACCTACTGCTGGCGAACCCGATGTACACCGCGTTGATGGGCGAGCAGCTCGGCAAGGAACGCAACGCGGCGTGGCGCAACTTCCTGGGGTCAGGTAATCGGGTACGACATACCCCGGAATCGCTGCATCAGCTCCGCTCCGCTCAGGTCGCCGATTTACGCGCCAGCGAGCAGCGCTACCCCGCAGATCTGCAACTTCGAAACCTGATCGGCGAGCTCAAAGCCAAAAGCCCGCTCTTTACCAGCCTGTGGGAGGCCGCTGCCATTGTTCCGCATAGTTCGGCGGCTAAGGTTATCGACCATCCGCAGATCGGCTCGATCACTCTGGATTGCGATATTCTTGCGGTCGTCGGAAGCGACCTGCGGATGATGATCTACACCGCAGCGCCGGGCAGTCCAGACGCACAGAACTTAGCGTTACTGGCGGTGTTGGGCAGCCAAAGTCTTATTGATTAA
- a CDS encoding SDR family NAD(P)-dependent oxidoreductase — protein sequence MKKILITGANKGIGFETARQLIAAGHTVYIGSRDLARGQRAAAELGARLVQLDITNDDSVNAAVAAIEADGGLDVLVNNAGIEARGEGNSIVGAGEVTAEMMQEVFETNVFGTVRVLHAFLPLLQRSASPVVVNVSSGLGSLTVLSTPGNPGYAYPGVAYPASKTAVNVLTVQYAKAFPQFRINSVEPGFTKTDLNGNTGLQTVDQGPRLL from the coding sequence ATGAAGAAAATATTGATAACAGGAGCAAATAAGGGCATTGGATTTGAGACCGCCCGTCAACTCATCGCGGCGGGGCACACCGTCTACATCGGCAGTCGAGATCTGGCCCGTGGGCAACGGGCAGCCGCCGAGCTGGGCGCTCGGTTGGTGCAACTGGATATCACCAATGATGACTCGGTGAACGCGGCAGTGGCTGCTATTGAGGCCGACGGCGGCCTGGACGTGCTGGTCAATAATGCTGGCATTGAGGCGCGTGGTGAAGGCAACTCTATTGTCGGGGCCGGTGAGGTAACCGCTGAGATGATGCAGGAAGTGTTCGAGACAAATGTCTTCGGTACGGTGCGGGTGTTGCATGCGTTCTTGCCGTTATTGCAGCGCTCGGCTTCGCCGGTGGTGGTGAACGTGAGTAGTGGACTAGGCTCGCTGACCGTGCTCAGTACGCCAGGGAACCCGGGGTACGCCTACCCAGGGGTGGCGTATCCGGCGTCGAAAACCGCTGTTAATGTGCTGACCGTGCAGTATGCCAAGGCTTTTCCGCAATTCAGGATCAACTCGGTGGAACCCGGCTTTACCAAGACCGATCTGAACGGCAATACTGGGCTGCAGACCGTCGATCAGGGGCCTCGATTATTGTGA
- a CDS encoding SDR family NAD(P)-dependent oxidoreductase, with protein sequence MDYYGKTILITGASSGIGKAYAEKFASLGSKLVLVARNQQVMETLAADLKQKHGTETRVIGLDLSAPGAAAALLEQVPAVDGLVNNAGFGTHGLLQDLDPEKINQEIQLNCGTLVDLTQKYLPGMLANKNGLVINIASTAAFQPIPKMAVYGATKAFVLSFTQALWAELQGTGVRALAVCPGATSTNFFNEAGESAAVGTMRSVDDVVNTTFKGLSKNVHTVVDGTLNGATAFFGRVAPRKLVMNVVSRMMSNNN encoded by the coding sequence ATGGACTACTACGGCAAAACCATCCTGATCACCGGCGCCTCCTCCGGCATCGGCAAGGCCTATGCGGAGAAGTTCGCCAGCCTGGGCAGCAAGCTGGTGCTGGTCGCCCGCAACCAACAGGTGATGGAAACCCTGGCCGCCGACCTCAAGCAAAAACACGGCACCGAAACCCGAGTCATCGGCCTTGACCTTTCCGCTCCGGGTGCCGCCGCCGCGTTACTCGAACAGGTGCCCGCCGTCGACGGTCTGGTCAACAATGCCGGCTTCGGCACTCACGGGCTGCTGCAAGATCTAGATCCCGAGAAAATCAATCAGGAAATCCAACTGAACTGCGGCACCCTGGTCGATCTCACCCAGAAATACCTCCCCGGCATGCTGGCGAACAAGAATGGCCTGGTGATCAACATCGCCTCCACGGCGGCCTTCCAGCCGATCCCCAAGATGGCCGTTTACGGCGCCACCAAAGCCTTCGTACTCTCCTTCACCCAAGCTCTCTGGGCGGAACTCCAAGGCACCGGCGTCCGCGCGCTAGCGGTCTGCCCCGGCGCTACCTCCACCAATTTCTTCAACGAGGCTGGCGAAAGCGCCGCGGTCGGCACCATGCGCAGCGTCGACGACGTAGTGAACACCACTTTCAAGGGCCTCTCCAAGAACGTTCACACCGTGGTCGACGGCACCTTGAACGGTGCCACCGCCTTCTTCGGTCGGGTTGCCCCGCGCAAACTGGTGATGAACGTGGTCAGCCGAATGATGTCGAACAATAACTAG
- a CDS encoding TetR/AcrR family transcriptional regulator, whose amino-acid sequence MNKPALSRESVLATALSLAETEGLAAVTIRRLATEFGVTPMAMYWHFANKEELLATLGQAVIAELELPGFRGGSERETPDRLVSQVEGGRAEAAPEGDPTAAVLGMEQVSLTELLTALVSVLRQHPAVAPLVPSQFFAEQRGLELTEQALVLLARMGFSAAEAANIARTALELCVMLVVGEPGREIGMDECAREEHLAGKMAVIRGLPAERYPSIIAAAEPLTRVADAEEFYRGSIELFVAGVEARAEVLGGVR is encoded by the coding sequence GTGAATAAGCCTGCTTTGAGCCGAGAGTCCGTGCTGGCTACCGCCCTGTCGCTGGCCGAGACGGAAGGTCTGGCCGCGGTGACGATTAGACGACTAGCCACCGAGTTCGGTGTCACCCCGATGGCGATGTACTGGCATTTTGCCAATAAAGAAGAGCTGCTGGCGACCCTGGGGCAGGCAGTCATTGCCGAGCTGGAGTTGCCTGGTTTTCGGGGCGGTTCTGAGCGCGAAACGCCCGATCGTCTCGTGTCCCAGGTTGAGGGGGGCCGGGCCGAGGCGGCTCCGGAGGGGGACCCCACCGCCGCCGTCCTTGGCATGGAGCAAGTGTCATTGACGGAGCTATTAACCGCGCTGGTTTCGGTGCTGCGCCAACATCCCGCAGTAGCGCCCTTGGTGCCCAGCCAGTTCTTCGCCGAGCAGCGGGGGCTCGAACTTACAGAGCAGGCGCTGGTGCTGCTGGCGCGAATGGGGTTTTCGGCGGCCGAGGCGGCGAATATTGCGCGCACAGCGCTGGAACTCTGCGTCATGCTGGTGGTGGGGGAGCCGGGACGGGAGATCGGCATGGATGAGTGTGCCCGCGAGGAACATTTGGCGGGGAAGATGGCGGTGATCCGTGGTCTGCCCGCTGAGCGTTACCCCAGCATTATTGCGGCCGCGGAGCCATTGACCCGGGTGGCTGACGCCGAGGAGTTCTACCGAGGGTCGATTGAATTGTTCGTCGCCGGAGTGGAGGCGCGGGCTGAGGTTCTTGGTGGTGTCCGCTAG
- a CDS encoding glycoside hydrolase family 3 protein gives MFRDLNGNGVMDPYEDPRLSAAERTEDLLGRLSLPEKIGLLFQTVIEMGPEGQLLEESGVFAKSSTRAAVLGKGLSAFNIHAIPSARAAARWNNRIQALAEQTPHGIPVTLSTDPRHSFTENSGVAFTSGPFSQWPDMLGIAALGDVELVRRFSEVVRAEYRAVGLRMALHPQVDLATESRWGRQLQTFGNDVERVRAFTRAYVEGFQGTSLGPDSVATTTKHFPGGGPQLDGEDPHFPYGREQVYPGDNFEAHLAPFKDAIGSGTAAIMPYYGMPVGLVRNGEPIEEVGFAYNRQILTGLLREELGFDGVIVSDWELVTDNRVGDKLLPARAWGVEELTPVQRIVKLLDAGVDQFGGEECVEVLAEAVASGAVTEARIDESARRILLTKFQLGLFDDPYVDEEAAERIVGNAEFRSLGIETQSRSVVVLANDGVLPLGGGESPLRVYLEGIDSAVVAAEAEVVGSPGIAEVALVRIPAPYEPRDDLLLEQGFRQGSLEFRPGLITRLKRIAEECPLVLIVDLDRPAVLTPFLPFTSAIVACFGVSDTALMAALSGVVFPEGRLPVDIPRSMAEVREALPDLPGLSAEALFPSGFGLHRYGS, from the coding sequence ATGTTCCGCGATCTCAATGGCAACGGTGTGATGGACCCCTACGAGGACCCGCGGCTCAGCGCGGCGGAACGTACCGAGGATCTGCTGGGCAGGCTGTCATTGCCGGAGAAGATCGGGTTGCTGTTCCAGACGGTGATCGAGATGGGGCCGGAGGGCCAGCTGCTGGAGGAGTCCGGTGTGTTTGCCAAATCCTCAACCAGGGCCGCGGTACTGGGCAAGGGATTATCGGCCTTCAATATCCACGCGATTCCCTCGGCGCGGGCCGCCGCTCGGTGGAATAACCGTATTCAGGCGTTGGCCGAGCAGACCCCGCACGGCATCCCGGTCACGCTGAGTACCGATCCCCGGCATTCCTTCACCGAGAACAGCGGCGTCGCTTTCACCAGCGGCCCGTTCTCGCAGTGGCCGGATATGCTTGGGATCGCCGCGCTGGGAGACGTCGAGCTGGTTAGGCGTTTCAGCGAGGTGGTGCGCGCCGAGTACCGGGCGGTGGGTTTGCGGATGGCCCTGCACCCGCAGGTGGACTTGGCGACCGAGTCCCGTTGGGGCCGTCAGCTGCAGACCTTTGGCAATGATGTGGAACGCGTGCGGGCCTTCACCCGGGCTTATGTTGAAGGGTTTCAGGGCACCAGTCTGGGGCCGGACAGCGTGGCGACCACGACGAAGCACTTTCCGGGCGGCGGCCCGCAGCTCGACGGCGAGGACCCGCATTTCCCCTATGGCCGGGAGCAGGTGTATCCGGGTGATAATTTCGAGGCGCACCTGGCGCCGTTCAAAGACGCTATTGGCAGCGGAACAGCGGCGATCATGCCCTACTACGGGATGCCGGTCGGCCTGGTCCGGAACGGGGAGCCCATCGAAGAAGTCGGATTCGCCTACAACCGGCAGATTCTTACCGGCCTGCTCCGCGAGGAACTAGGGTTCGACGGCGTTATTGTCTCCGACTGGGAACTGGTCACCGATAATCGGGTCGGCGATAAACTGCTCCCCGCCCGGGCCTGGGGCGTTGAGGAACTGACACCGGTGCAGCGGATCGTGAAGCTGCTGGACGCCGGGGTTGACCAGTTTGGCGGCGAGGAATGCGTTGAGGTGCTGGCCGAGGCAGTGGCGAGCGGAGCGGTGACGGAGGCCAGGATCGACGAGTCGGCTCGCCGGATCCTGCTGACCAAGTTCCAGCTCGGTCTCTTCGATGATCCCTATGTCGATGAGGAGGCGGCCGAGCGCATTGTCGGCAACGCCGAGTTCCGTTCGCTGGGGATAGAAACGCAGTCGCGGTCTGTGGTGGTACTCGCGAATGACGGGGTGCTGCCGCTGGGGGGCGGCGAGTCGCCGCTTCGCGTCTATCTGGAGGGTATCGACTCTGCTGTGGTGGCAGCGGAGGCGGAGGTCGTGGGCTCCCCCGGCATTGCCGAGGTGGCGCTGGTGCGCATCCCCGCACCGTATGAGCCGCGCGACGATCTGCTGCTCGAGCAAGGATTCCGCCAAGGATCGCTTGAATTCCGGCCGGGGCTTATCACCCGGTTGAAGCGAATCGCCGAAGAATGCCCGCTCGTGCTCATCGTGGACCTGGACCGGCCCGCCGTGCTGACCCCGTTCCTGCCCTTCACGAGTGCCATCGTCGCCTGCTTCGGTGTATCCGATACAGCGCTGATGGCTGCACTGTCTGGGGTTGTCTTCCCGGAAGGCCGCCTGCCGGTGGATATCCCGCGCAGCATGGCGGAGGTTCGGGAGGCGCTACCGGATCTGCCGGGCCTCAGCGCGGAGGCGCTGTTTCCTAGCGGGTTTGGGTTGCATCGGTACGGCAGTTAG
- a CDS encoding carbohydrate ABC transporter permease, with amino-acid sequence MTLTTSRKPVDGTDGPLPNHRQPRRRHLGRPRGRNVVMIVLVTGLVVWIIPFLWMLLGSLKTQGEILREPPTFWPEQATGQNYATWFTELDFPKFFLNSVLVAVITVLGNLVFCSMVGYALAKMKFFGKRLLFGLVMLTLMVPGVVTFVPLFVQTAQLGLLDTYAALVLPFLTGPVGVFLMRQFISDIPDELLEAARIDGASELRLFARVVLPLCGPALATLAILTFLASWNNFLWPLVVSQSADLYTLPIALSLYSTGQHSTNYGLLLAGSVLVITPILLLFALLQRWFIQGIATTGLK; translated from the coding sequence ATGACGCTCACTACCTCAAGGAAGCCCGTCGACGGGACTGACGGACCCCTCCCCAATCACCGTCAGCCCCGTCGACGTCATCTTGGCCGTCCCCGTGGCCGCAACGTGGTGATGATCGTGCTGGTGACCGGACTAGTCGTCTGGATCATCCCGTTCCTCTGGATGCTGCTCGGCTCGCTCAAGACGCAGGGCGAGATCCTGCGTGAGCCGCCGACCTTCTGGCCCGAGCAGGCCACCGGGCAGAACTATGCGACCTGGTTCACCGAGCTGGACTTCCCCAAGTTCTTCCTGAACAGCGTGCTGGTCGCGGTGATCACCGTGCTCGGCAACTTGGTGTTCTGCTCAATGGTCGGCTACGCGCTGGCGAAGATGAAATTCTTCGGCAAACGGCTGCTCTTCGGCCTGGTGATGCTCACCCTGATGGTGCCGGGTGTGGTCACCTTCGTGCCGCTGTTCGTGCAGACCGCGCAACTCGGCCTGCTGGATACTTATGCGGCCTTGGTGCTGCCGTTCCTGACCGGGCCGGTGGGCGTCTTCCTGATGCGTCAGTTCATCTCCGATATCCCGGACGAGCTGCTCGAAGCGGCCCGCATCGACGGCGCGAGCGAGTTGCGGCTCTTCGCCCGAGTGGTGCTTCCGCTCTGCGGTCCGGCGCTGGCGACGCTCGCGATCCTCACCTTCCTGGCCTCCTGGAATAACTTCCTCTGGCCGCTCGTGGTGTCCCAATCCGCTGACCTGTACACGCTGCCGATTGCGCTTTCGCTGTACTCAACCGGTCAGCATTCCACCAATTACGGGCTGCTGCTGGCCGGCTCCGTGCTGGTGATCACCCCGATCCTGCTGCTCTTCGCCCTGTTGCAGCGCTGGTTCATCCAGGGCATCGCCACCACCGGGCTCAAGTAA